Proteins encoded within one genomic window of Ptiloglossa arizonensis isolate GNS036 chromosome 3, iyPtiAriz1_principal, whole genome shotgun sequence:
- the LOC143144341 gene encoding guanine nucleotide-binding protein subunit beta-like protein 1 isoform X2 — translation MILKLPAETEKEYCDMLKNAGTSCNCAVKRKRIIYNIIKYTNRELCQIKSGQDCCLNLQNLNNENLFVQHKCGLIKAYKKMESQWCLYKSIDIDYYHYCRFQAFSENEIFVPLKKSNIGILSSSTFNVELKLNPSNFENLGEVMFIKPLKNERLVLVGYEGGKLFLWDLRQRSILSSLTIETCPMALDFDSVLMKGIIGGPSNQLQVFTLSANHLLCNKTNITLKNSGTSVITIRPDAKILAVGGWDSRVRIYSWKSLKPLAVLDQHRDTVHDIAYSSMKIDACDVKYMMATAAKDGYIALWDIYN, via the exons ATGATCTTAAAATTGCCAGCTGAAACTGAAAAAGAATATTGTGACATGTTAAAAAATGCAGGAACCTCTTGTAATTGTGCTGTCAAACGAAAAcgaattatatacaatataataaaatat ACAAATCGAGAATTATGTCAAATTAAATCTGGACAAGATTGTTGTTTAAATTTGCAAAACTTAAATAATGAGAATTTGTTTGTACAACATAAATGTGGTTTAATAAAGGCATATAAAAAAATGGAATCTCAGTGGTGTTTGTACAAATCCATTGATATAGACTATTATCACTACTGCAG GTTTCAAGCATTCtctgaaaatgaaatatttgtacCACTTAAGAAATCCAATATTGGAATATTGTCATCAAGTACATTTAATGTGGAGCTGAAACTAAATCCTTCAAACTTTGAAAACTTAGGAGAGGTAATGTTCATTAAACCATTGAAAAATGAAAGACTGGTTTTAGTTGGCTATGAAGGAGGCAAGTTATTTTTATGGGATCTAAGACAAAGAAGTATATTGAGTTCCTTGACCATAGAGACCTGTCCAATGGCTTTGGATTTTGATTCTGTCTTAATGAAGGGAATTATAGGTGGTCCTTCTAATCAGTTGcag GTATTTACTTTATCAGCAAATCACTTACTGTGCAACAAAACtaatattacattaaaaaattcTGGTACATCTGTGATTACTATAAGACCTGATGCCAAGATCTTAGCAGTTGGAGGATGGGACAGTCGAGTTAGAATATATTCTTGGAAAAGTCTAAAACCACTAGCTGTTTTAGACCAACACAGAGATACAGTACATGATATCGCTTATTCCTCAATGAAAATAGATGCATGTGATGTCAAATATATGATGGCAACAGCTGCAAAAGATGGATATATTGCATTGTgggatatttataattaa
- the LOC143144341 gene encoding guanine nucleotide-binding protein subunit beta-like protein 1 isoform X1, whose protein sequence is MALLPPDPKYIFRGDMGCVNCILFQVTFDVKQLFVGTASGNVHIWNLETNRELCQIKSGQDCCLNLQNLNNENLFVQHKCGLIKAYKKMESQWCLYKSIDIDYYHYCRFQAFSENEIFVPLKKSNIGILSSSTFNVELKLNPSNFENLGEVMFIKPLKNERLVLVGYEGGKLFLWDLRQRSILSSLTIETCPMALDFDSVLMKGIIGGPSNQLQVFTLSANHLLCNKTNITLKNSGTSVITIRPDAKILAVGGWDSRVRIYSWKSLKPLAVLDQHRDTVHDIAYSSMKIDACDVKYMMATAAKDGYIALWDIYN, encoded by the exons ATGGCTTTACTTCCTCCGGATCCAAAATATATTTTCCGCGGCGATATGGGCTGCGTTAATTGCATTCTTTTTCAAGTAACCTTTGATGTAAAGCAACTTTTTGTGGGTACCGCCTCAGGCAATGTTCATATCTGGAAtttagaa ACAAATCGAGAATTATGTCAAATTAAATCTGGACAAGATTGTTGTTTAAATTTGCAAAACTTAAATAATGAGAATTTGTTTGTACAACATAAATGTGGTTTAATAAAGGCATATAAAAAAATGGAATCTCAGTGGTGTTTGTACAAATCCATTGATATAGACTATTATCACTACTGCAG GTTTCAAGCATTCtctgaaaatgaaatatttgtacCACTTAAGAAATCCAATATTGGAATATTGTCATCAAGTACATTTAATGTGGAGCTGAAACTAAATCCTTCAAACTTTGAAAACTTAGGAGAGGTAATGTTCATTAAACCATTGAAAAATGAAAGACTGGTTTTAGTTGGCTATGAAGGAGGCAAGTTATTTTTATGGGATCTAAGACAAAGAAGTATATTGAGTTCCTTGACCATAGAGACCTGTCCAATGGCTTTGGATTTTGATTCTGTCTTAATGAAGGGAATTATAGGTGGTCCTTCTAATCAGTTGcag GTATTTACTTTATCAGCAAATCACTTACTGTGCAACAAAACtaatattacattaaaaaattcTGGTACATCTGTGATTACTATAAGACCTGATGCCAAGATCTTAGCAGTTGGAGGATGGGACAGTCGAGTTAGAATATATTCTTGGAAAAGTCTAAAACCACTAGCTGTTTTAGACCAACACAGAGATACAGTACATGATATCGCTTATTCCTCAATGAAAATAGATGCATGTGATGTCAAATATATGATGGCAACAGCTGCAAAAGATGGATATATTGCATTGTgggatatttataattaa
- the LOC143144259 gene encoding alpha-ketoglutarate-dependent dioxygenase alkB homolog 4, giving the protein METVRPCGCKGIRSCLVCEKKYKITKPDLKIQLKKYSSYVYCPCCNYCWPGWNSDFYTNFPNHQGKSLEFPGVYIKLNFLNSNDIALLVKALDDIPWEVSQSGRRKQNFGPKCNFKKRKLRLGSFNGFPESTHFVQQKFLEVPILKDFQTVEQCTLEYDPLRGASIDPHIDDCWVWGERIVTVNVMGNSILTMIPYYGPDTKYNLKSIAEYSTTCENMKFDVRNENEKIQDKVIRLPMPEGSLMVLYGAARYQWEHCVLREDIKSRRICLAYRELTPPYLNNSSRNKEIEELLQRASTFQ; this is encoded by the exons ATGGAGACAGTTCGACCTTGTGGTTGCAAAGGAATAAGATCGTGTCTCGTCTGtgagaagaaatataaaataactaaACCCGAtctcaaaattcaattaaag AAATATTCCAGCTATGTTTACTGTCCATGTTGCAACTACTGTTGGCCTGGGTGGAATAGTGAtttttacacaaatttcccGAATCATCAAGGAAAGTCATTAGAATTTCCTGGTGTTTATATTAAg CTAAATTTCCTGAATTCTAATGACATTGCTTTATTGGTGAAAGCACTGGATGATATACCTTGGGAAGTTTCTCAGAGTGGAAGAAGAAAACAG aACTTCGGTCCAAAATGCAATTTCAAGAAGAGAAAACTTCGTTTGGGTTCTTTCAATGGTTTCCCAGAATCTACCCATtttgtgcaacagaaatttttggaagtgCCTATACTTAAGGATTTCCAAACAGTAGAGCAATGTACTTTAGAGTATGACCCACTACGAGGAGCTTCGATAGATCCACATATTGATGATTGCTGGGTTTGGGGTGAACGAATAGTTACTGTTAATGTTATGGGCAATTCAATTCTAACAATGATTCCTTATTATGGTCCAGATAccaaatataatttgaaaagcATTGCCGAATATTCTACAACATGTGAAAACATGAAGTTTGATGTAaggaatgaaaatgaaaagattCAAGACAAAGTTATAAGATTACCAATGCCAGAGGGATCTCTTATGGTTCTTTATGGTGCTGCAAG gtATCAGTGGGAACATTGTGTTCTAAGAGAAGATATAAAATCGCGACGAATTTGTTTAGCTTATCGTGAATTAACACCtccttatttaaataattcatcaAGGAATAAAGAAATTGAGGAACTTTTACAGAGAGCTTCGACTTTTCAATGA
- the LOC143144261 gene encoding 23 kDa integral membrane protein-like, translated as MAATHLDVGLRCIKYLLCAVNSLFVLTGIMIISVGTTIYAVYDDFSHFLDTSYFSPATLLIVVGIFVFVIAFLGCCGALKESTCMVLVFAVSLLVILIMELAAAIAAYALQDNIKGLLTEKINTTMHQYGKEPEATDAIDFLQSRLYCCGYYGYEDWANITTENDLPKSCQRCTTFANKHICHPYETGCITQLSLIVHRSALYIATGAVAIALIQLTGIMFACMLGRAIRRQKTERERRRWELRESLVNGYQPLGKSDPFTTFPVVYMSPSDPLKNT; from the exons ATGGCTGCCACGCACCTTGACGTTGGCCTGCGTTGCATCAAATATCTGCTTTGCGCTGTTAACTCCCTCTTTGTG TTAACAGGGATAATGATAATATCTGTTGGAACAACCATTTATGCAGTTTATGACGACTTCTCTCATTTCCTCGATACAAGCTACTTTTCTCCAGCAACTCTTCTAATTgtagttggaatttttgtgttcgtgaTAGCTTTCTTAGGATGTTGCGGAGCTCTTAAGGAAAGCACCTGTATGGTTCTTGTA tttGCAGTATCACTTTTGGTAATTCTTATAATGGAGTTAGCTGCTGCAATTGCAGCTTATGCTCTTCAGGATAACATAAAAGGTCTTTTAACTGAAAAAATTAATACCACCATGCATCAATATGGAAAAGAACCTGAAGCAACAGATGCTATTGATTTTCTACAGTCAaga CTTTATTGTTGTGGATATTATGGATATGAAGATTGGGCAAACATTACGACAGAGAATGATCTACCAAAATCCTGTCAACGTTGTACCACTTTTGCTAATAAACATATATGTCATCCATATGAAACTGGATGTATTACACAACTTTCACTTATTGTTCACAGAAGTGCACTCTATATTGCTACTGGAGCTGTAGCCATTGCTCTTATTCAG ttaACTGGAATAATGTTTGCCTGTATGTTGGGCCGAGCAATTAGAAGACAAAAAACAGAAAGAGAGCGACGTAGATGGGAACTAAGAGAAAGCTTGGTCAATGGATATCAACCATTAGGAAAATCTGACCCTTTTACTACTTTTCCTGTTGTTTACATGTCTCCTTCTGATCCTTTAAAGAATACGTAG